The genomic DNA CAAATTAGTGAAATAAACGAGGGAAATGCTGTAGGAAAATTAGATAAAAACTGGCTTAATTGATCGTTTGATCAGTCAGACATTTACCGTTGACAATTGCCACATATTTTCTTCTGCAGCAAGTTTCACTTTTGGAAGAAAAAAAGACAGCGAATGCTGTCCTTCTCGTGTTCTGCAATCGTGCCCGTTTGCAGAACATCTTAACTAATATTTCGTTTCTTTCTCTCGGCTCCATTGCGGAAAAAGAAGGGTAATAAGATAAAGGAAAGCTGCTGTTGCAACTATTGACTGGCTGATGGATAACCAATCAATTCCTCCATGCTTGATTAAGCTGACAATTATAATCCCTATAATGATGCCTAAACCAGTTAAAAGTGTGTTTTCCAATTCAAACTTACCGATCCTTTACTATCTTGAATTACTTTTTCTTTCAAGCCCTCATCACTCCTTAATAGTTCATCGATTGTGATATTAAATAAGTCGCTTAAATTAATAATCACTTCGATACTGGGATAGTTTTTATTTGTTTCCCACTTTGAAACTGATTGACGACTAACATATATTTTTTCAGCAAGGTAATCTTGTGACCAACCTCTTTTTTCTCTTTCCCTTTTTAATTTATCTCCAAAAAGCACGTTGTTCGTCGCCCTTTCCTATATCAGTTTCTTATCTCCAGTATTATTGTGATGAATAGCTAAAGTAAAGATAGTTAAAGGCGCATCAAGGCGCAACATTTTGTTGCTGCCCTGATGCGCCACAAAATTCTCTTGTATCTTCACCAATCGCGCCCGATTACGCAGTTTTACTCATTAAATAACTCTTCATCTGGATAAGCAGCAGTCCAATGAAAAGGCTGTACCTCTGATAAAGACTTAAAAACTAAATCTTTTCCAGGTACAGTAACTGCTACCTTTACATTTGGTCCCCAATAAATTAATCTTTCTTGACATACTCCACACGGGGATAATACTTTAAAATCCGAATTTTCATCATCTCGTACAACGCATATTGAATGAGTTACTCTTTTATCAAGTTTATGAGCTTCCAGAATTGCTCCTGTTTCAATACAGAGTTCCGTTGCAGCAACAATAACTTCGGGTGCTATACTTGTCAAAATTGTACC from Bacillus aquiflavi includes the following:
- a CDS encoding cytidine deaminase, with translation MDIEKRLYNSAVELIKERYPSNWGGAAAIALEDGTILTSIAPEVIVAATELCIETGAILEAHKLDKRVTHSICVVRDDENSDFKVLSPCGVCQERLIYWGPNVKVAVTVPGKDLVFKSLSEVQPFHWTAAYPDEELFNE